One Bacteroidota bacterium genomic window carries:
- a CDS encoding glycoside hydrolase family 5 protein — translation MKYFLFVLLIISFGTLNAQGTGYFSTKGKEIVDPQGKPVLLKGIGLGNWLVPEGYMFKFDKVSSPRLITDLFKVLLGEVEAEKFWNRFRADYITREDIKFIKECGFNSIRIPFNYRLFVTEAPYHELKGVGYALLDSAVNWCREFDLPVVLDMHCAPGGQTGDNIDDSYGYPFLFESEENILLTERIWVKLAEIYKNEKIIIGYDLLNEPIAHYFDKEKLNPLLEPFFMRLTSAIRKVDRNHIIFIAGAQWNSNFSVFGKPFDDNLVYTFHKYWTPPTKDVIIDYINYGEKYNVPIWLGESGENTNEWINEFRIVLEKENIGWCFWPYKKMESPRGVVSISAPEGYDGVIDFAKNFDISYGYIRDAKIDYSKMKTVFNKYLENIKLKNCTINKEYLKALGLK, via the coding sequence GTGAAATATTTTCTCTTTGTCCTGCTGATAATTTCTTTTGGCACTCTAAATGCCCAGGGAACGGGTTATTTTTCCACAAAAGGGAAGGAAATTGTTGACCCGCAGGGAAAGCCGGTTCTCCTGAAGGGAATCGGGCTTGGTAACTGGCTCGTTCCGGAAGGATACATGTTCAAGTTCGACAAAGTGAGTTCACCACGACTGATAACCGACCTATTCAAAGTTCTTTTGGGTGAGGTGGAGGCGGAAAAATTCTGGAACAGATTCAGAGCCGACTACATCACCCGCGAAGATATAAAATTCATAAAGGAATGCGGATTCAATTCGATCCGCATTCCCTTTAATTACCGGCTCTTTGTTACCGAAGCCCCTTATCATGAGCTGAAAGGCGTTGGTTATGCCCTTCTCGACAGTGCAGTAAATTGGTGCAGGGAGTTCGACCTCCCCGTAGTGCTCGACATGCATTGTGCCCCCGGGGGTCAAACCGGAGACAACATCGACGACAGCTACGGCTATCCTTTCCTTTTTGAATCGGAAGAAAATATCCTCCTTACAGAAAGAATCTGGGTAAAACTCGCCGAAATCTACAAAAACGAAAAAATTATTATCGGTTATGATCTTCTAAACGAACCGATTGCCCACTACTTCGACAAGGAAAAACTGAACCCCCTGCTCGAACCTTTCTTCATGCGATTGACATCGGCAATAAGAAAAGTGGACAGAAACCACATCATTTTCATTGCCGGTGCTCAGTGGAACAGTAATTTTTCTGTCTTTGGCAAACCGTTCGATGACAATCTCGTTTACACTTTTCATAAATACTGGACTCCTCCAACCAAGGATGTAATCATTGACTACATCAACTACGGTGAAAAATATAATGTGCCGATATGGCTTGGTGAGTCAGGAGAAAATACAAACGAGTGGATTAACGAATTTAGAATTGTACTTGAGAAGGAAAACATCGGCTGGTGTTTTTGGCCCTACAAAAAGATGGAAAGTCCCCGTGGAGTAGTCTCGATCTCAGCACCGGAGGGATACGATGGTGTCATCGATTTTGCCAAAAATTTTGATATCTCCTATGGGTATATTAGAGATGCAAAAATTGATTATTCAAAGATGAAAACTGTTTTCAACAAGTACCTCGAGAATATTAAACTGAAAAACTGCACAATCAATAAAGAATACCTGAAAGCACTCGGATTGAAATAA
- a CDS encoding SpoIIE family protein phosphatase: MHQKSIFLTTTILLALNISSCGGEQPVFQKLKIVVTVDETIKNDQVYIAGNAKYLGEWDAGKIKLDRLNDSQWVKTFDVVKGEKIRFKFTAGDWWREATDRSGLPFQDYPLVPQGDTTINLKLYGWLNDFSGDTLKLSESRFFPGKRSVDLNFSGKFNSEDNSKWALPGVDDRNWKRANSMLLPDSSETREWKGAGWFRFNFIIDSTLYGKTVGLSMFQLGTSDVYYNGRLIHPVNSASKADSRSETWLMTEIKELQLDNKREHLIAVRYENHNQEDLTTLNFDAGFIIKLFPLEETINKLLSDAKRYTFNQTFFSMVPFILFLLHFFLYVFYPGQRQNLFYSLSLLGLAGVTWFGYEKQVVTDPSLMIFYYRMNSIAVPFAVLFGLFSSWSICRVKFPGRWRVYVAGFIGLAVWAYLRPVGDISTANYIFFGISMTDLGYSILKSDIKTSRKGGWISFAGFAILVFFVGYQILLDYRFIDIQFFGSNQVYVFGVLGLIAAMSLYLSYNFAYVNKDLKTQLENVKSLSEKALEQERIAAGLELERRLIEAENARQSKELESARELQLSLLPKKIPEVPGLEIAVYLQTATEVGGDYYDFFPQEDRSLTIAVGDATGHGLKAGNMVIATKGLLNVLSGKTTLLEMIKRANIAIKNMNLKMLTMCLSLVNIKNGVLAYTSAGMPPILIFRKKSGDVENHIIKAMPLGAVSDFPYSMEEIEFGSGDVLVIMSDGLMELFNGGNEMWGMTSIHSVLCNTGTENAERILSAILESAEKWRGETALKDDLTLVVVKQKE, from the coding sequence ATGCATCAAAAATCGATTTTTCTCACCACAACAATTCTTTTGGCACTGAATATTTCCTCCTGTGGTGGAGAACAGCCGGTTTTTCAAAAGCTAAAAATTGTTGTTACGGTTGACGAAACGATTAAAAATGATCAGGTGTATATTGCAGGAAATGCGAAGTATCTTGGCGAATGGGATGCAGGAAAAATAAAGCTGGACAGGCTGAATGACAGCCAGTGGGTGAAGACATTCGATGTTGTAAAGGGTGAAAAAATCCGGTTCAAGTTTACAGCGGGTGACTGGTGGAGAGAGGCAACAGACAGATCCGGACTGCCATTTCAGGATTACCCTCTTGTTCCTCAGGGAGATACAACAATCAATTTAAAACTGTATGGCTGGTTGAATGATTTTTCGGGCGATACTCTGAAACTTTCGGAATCCAGATTTTTCCCCGGAAAAAGGTCGGTTGATCTTAACTTCAGCGGGAAATTCAATTCTGAAGACAACTCAAAATGGGCACTTCCCGGGGTGGATGACAGAAACTGGAAAAGGGCAAATTCAATGCTTCTGCCTGACAGTTCTGAAACAAGAGAGTGGAAGGGTGCCGGCTGGTTCAGATTTAATTTCATCATCGACTCCACACTTTACGGAAAAACTGTTGGTCTGTCCATGTTTCAACTCGGGACAAGCGATGTTTATTACAATGGAAGGTTAATTCACCCTGTTAATTCGGCATCAAAAGCCGACAGCAGAAGCGAAACATGGCTGATGACCGAGATAAAGGAGTTGCAGCTCGACAATAAAAGGGAGCACCTGATTGCAGTCCGTTACGAGAATCATAATCAGGAAGACCTCACGACTCTGAATTTCGATGCAGGGTTCATCATAAAGTTGTTTCCGCTTGAAGAGACTATAAACAAACTCCTCTCGGATGCGAAAAGATACACATTCAATCAGACTTTCTTTTCGATGGTTCCTTTTATTCTGTTTCTTCTTCACTTTTTTCTATATGTTTTTTACCCGGGACAGAGGCAAAATTTATTTTATTCCTTAAGTCTTCTCGGACTTGCGGGTGTAACATGGTTCGGATATGAGAAGCAGGTGGTAACCGATCCTTCCTTGATGATATTCTATTACCGCATGAATTCGATTGCCGTCCCATTTGCAGTTCTTTTCGGGCTTTTTTCATCCTGGAGCATTTGTAGAGTAAAGTTTCCCGGTCGCTGGAGAGTCTATGTTGCCGGTTTTATTGGTCTTGCAGTTTGGGCATATCTTAGACCCGTGGGTGATATTTCCACAGCAAACTATATATTTTTCGGCATCTCGATGACAGACCTTGGTTATTCCATACTAAAAAGTGACATAAAAACTTCCCGCAAGGGTGGATGGATATCCTTTGCCGGATTTGCAATACTTGTCTTTTTTGTCGGATACCAGATTTTGCTCGACTACCGGTTTATCGATATCCAGTTCTTCGGGTCAAATCAGGTTTATGTTTTTGGTGTTCTCGGACTGATTGCGGCAATGTCTCTTTATCTTTCCTACAATTTTGCCTATGTGAACAAAGATCTGAAAACTCAACTGGAAAATGTAAAATCCCTCTCTGAAAAGGCACTCGAACAGGAAAGAATTGCTGCCGGACTCGAACTTGAGAGGCGATTAATCGAAGCTGAAAACGCACGGCAGAGCAAGGAACTGGAATCGGCGAGAGAGCTTCAGCTCTCATTGCTTCCAAAAAAAATACCGGAGGTTCCGGGTCTGGAAATTGCCGTTTATCTGCAAACTGCAACAGAAGTGGGGGGCGACTATTACGATTTCTTCCCGCAGGAAGACAGGTCGCTTACAATTGCGGTAGGTGATGCCACCGGTCATGGTTTGAAAGCCGGTAACATGGTGATTGCCACAAAAGGGCTATTGAATGTACTTTCGGGGAAAACTACACTTCTGGAAATGATAAAAAGAGCCAACATCGCAATTAAAAACATGAATCTGAAGATGCTGACGATGTGTCTTTCTCTCGTGAACATCAAAAATGGGGTACTCGCCTACACATCCGCCGGGATGCCGCCAATTCTGATTTTCAGGAAAAAATCAGGTGATGTGGAGAACCACATAATCAAGGCTATGCCACTTGGAGCCGTTTCGGATTTTCCGTATTCGATGGAAGAAATTGAATTCGGGAGTGGAGATGTGCTGGTTATTATGAGTGACGGATTGATGGAGTTGTTCAACGGGGGAAATGAAATGTGGGGTATGACATCGATTCACTCCGTATTATGCAATACAGGAACTGAAAATGCGGAAAGAATTCTGAGCGCAATCCTTGAATCTGCGGAAAAGTGGAGGGGGGAAACCGCACTTAAAGATGATCTTACTCTGGTGGTTGTAAAACAGAAGGAATAG
- the fucP gene encoding L-fucose:H+ symporter permease, with amino-acid sequence MATLVTNAGKTKSNGSNKGYLPELTILTSLFFMWGFLTCLNDILIPHLQNVFSLNYTESMLVQFTFFLAYFLVSLPSGKLVEKVGYKKGIVLGLLIAGVGTLIFYPAAGLRSYPVFLLAFFILAAGITLLQVAANPYVTILGKPETASSRLNLTQAFNSLGTTVAPYFGSLLILSTAVKTAEEMAKMSPDQVELYKATEAAAVQLPYLGLAAVLILLSAVFAIIKLPQIEADSVESEDGSRVSYDDLHKSAWGYKHLILGAVGIFVYVGAEVAIGSFLVKYFVFLDKSLQEVDAGKLVSFYWGGAMVGRFIGSAVQRKINPGMVLGFNAVAAAILVVVSMLTNGQVAMWSILLVGLFNSIMFPTIFSLAIKGLGKHTGQASGILCMAIVGGALIPVVQGAIADSIGIHHAFILPVICYAFIAFYGVKGSVPTFEKQAK; translated from the coding sequence ATGGCTACACTGGTTACTAATGCCGGCAAAACAAAAAGCAACGGAAGCAATAAAGGTTATCTTCCCGAACTTACTATCCTCACCTCACTCTTTTTTATGTGGGGTTTTCTGACTTGTCTTAATGATATACTCATTCCACATCTGCAGAATGTCTTTTCTCTCAACTATACCGAGTCGATGCTGGTGCAGTTCACTTTCTTCCTGGCTTATTTCCTCGTTTCCCTTCCATCAGGAAAACTTGTTGAAAAAGTCGGCTACAAAAAAGGAATCGTGCTCGGACTTCTGATTGCCGGTGTGGGTACCCTGATTTTCTACCCCGCTGCGGGTCTCAGATCGTATCCGGTTTTCCTGTTGGCATTCTTTATCCTCGCTGCTGGAATTACACTCCTTCAGGTGGCTGCCAACCCTTATGTAACCATTCTCGGAAAACCTGAGACAGCTTCATCAAGGTTGAACCTGACACAGGCTTTCAATTCTCTTGGCACAACAGTTGCTCCTTATTTTGGTTCACTACTGATTCTCTCGACCGCTGTAAAAACCGCCGAAGAGATGGCAAAGATGTCTCCTGATCAGGTTGAACTTTACAAAGCAACAGAGGCAGCAGCAGTTCAACTCCCTTATCTTGGACTCGCTGCAGTGCTTATTCTTCTTTCGGCAGTTTTCGCCATTATAAAACTGCCGCAGATAGAAGCCGACAGCGTTGAATCCGAGGATGGCAGCCGTGTCAGTTACGATGATCTTCACAAGAGTGCATGGGGATACAAACACCTGATTCTCGGAGCAGTTGGTATTTTTGTTTATGTTGGTGCCGAAGTGGCTATCGGAAGTTTTCTCGTAAAATATTTTGTTTTCCTTGATAAATCTCTTCAGGAAGTGGATGCCGGTAAACTTGTATCCTTCTACTGGGGTGGTGCCATGGTCGGCAGATTCATCGGCTCTGCTGTTCAAAGGAAAATCAATCCCGGAATGGTTTTAGGATTCAATGCCGTTGCCGCTGCAATTCTTGTTGTAGTTTCAATGCTCACAAACGGGCAGGTTGCCATGTGGTCAATCCTCCTTGTCGGACTTTTTAACTCGATCATGTTTCCGACCATCTTCTCACTCGCTATTAAAGGTTTGGGCAAACATACAGGACAGGCATCGGGTATTCTTTGCATGGCAATAGTTGGTGGAGCTCTTATCCCTGTTGTTCAGGGTGCAATTGCCGATTCGATCGGAATCCATCACGCATTTATCCTTCCTGTTATTTGTTATGCTTTCATCGCTTTTTATGGTGTGAAAGGAAGTGTTCCCACATTTGAAAAACAGGCAAAGTAG
- the lhgO gene encoding L-2-hydroxyglutarate oxidase — translation MNYDYLIIGGGIVGAATAYSILKKKPGSKLLLIEKGDSLSQHQTGNNSGVIHSGLYYKPGSLKARNCTIGREMMYKFCEEHNIYHERCGKVVVAISKEEIPRLNDIEARGRANGLEGIKRLSIDEIRRHEPRCAGIDGLFVPQTGIVDYRNVVAKLAELISGLGGEIKLNCEFIVLKTSGDELISQTTKGDISTRFLVNCGGLHSDVIAKQCGVDPEIKIIPFRGEYYKLAPGKEYLVENLIYPVPDPAFPFLGVHFTRMAKGGVEAGPNAVPAFKREGYSWADFSMSDTIEFLTFPGYLKMSAKYASMGMKEIFRSLNKTAFTEALQKLLPEIQEEDLVKGGAGVRAQALDRNGKLLDDFYLKHTRNMLHVLNAPSPAATASLSIGEYIAEEVFK, via the coding sequence ATGAACTATGACTATCTTATTATCGGCGGTGGAATTGTCGGCGCAGCCACTGCTTATTCCATCCTTAAAAAGAAACCCGGCAGCAAACTTCTTCTTATTGAAAAGGGTGATTCCCTCTCACAACATCAAACGGGGAACAACAGCGGTGTTATCCATTCGGGACTGTATTACAAACCCGGATCACTGAAAGCGCGAAATTGTACCATCGGCAGGGAAATGATGTATAAATTCTGCGAGGAGCACAACATTTACCACGAGAGATGCGGCAAAGTGGTTGTGGCAATCTCAAAAGAGGAAATTCCGCGACTAAACGACATCGAAGCACGCGGAAGAGCAAACGGACTTGAGGGAATCAAGAGACTTTCGATCGACGAGATCCGCCGGCATGAACCCCGTTGTGCCGGAATCGACGGATTGTTTGTTCCACAGACGGGAATTGTGGATTACAGAAATGTAGTCGCCAAACTTGCTGAACTGATAAGCGGTCTCGGCGGAGAAATCAAGCTGAACTGTGAATTTATTGTCCTCAAAACTTCGGGAGACGAGTTGATTTCCCAAACCACAAAAGGCGACATTTCAACCCGTTTTCTGGTGAATTGCGGAGGTCTCCATTCAGATGTGATTGCGAAACAATGTGGGGTTGACCCTGAGATAAAGATAATCCCGTTTCGTGGAGAATATTACAAACTCGCTCCCGGGAAAGAATATCTCGTCGAGAACCTTATCTATCCTGTTCCCGATCCTGCATTTCCATTTCTTGGGGTACACTTCACCCGAATGGCAAAGGGAGGAGTTGAAGCAGGACCAAATGCCGTGCCCGCTTTTAAGCGCGAAGGATACAGTTGGGCTGATTTCAGCATGAGCGACACCATCGAATTTCTCACATTCCCCGGTTATCTGAAAATGAGTGCAAAGTATGCATCAATGGGTATGAAAGAGATTTTCCGCTCATTGAATAAAACAGCTTTCACGGAGGCACTTCAAAAACTGCTGCCCGAAATTCAGGAAGAGGATCTGGTTAAAGGAGGTGCCGGAGTAAGAGCACAGGCACTCGACAGAAACGGTAAACTGCTTGATGATTTTTACTTAAAGCACACCAGGAATATGCTGCATGTACTGAATGCTCCTTCTCCTGCGGCTACGGCATCATTGAGTATTGGAGAGTATATAGCAGAAGAAGTTTTTAAGTAG
- a CDS encoding ATP-binding protein yields MKKRIPSKTPNFAGLLQENRYYVDKTGFIRILESISDKYLFFLRPRRFGKSTLLSTLEYYYGVQHRNRFEELFGEYFIGKPENTTPLRNSYHILNFSFSGIKTQEVETIEKEFNTEVVTQILSFLNTYSIASEGDEQNFTKELSAPELLRKFFTRFKMNVPDGKIYILIDEYDQFTNELFSFNTTHFKEIVSQNGWVRKFYEVIKQYMGDGTVDRFFATGVTPVTLDSMTSGFNVALNITLDDKFHEMAGFTENELREMIKATIYEEGKFDLEQVVADMKAWYNGSRFSPEAVEKLYNPQMVISFLSKFCDNFTYPREMADINVTSDYTKIGRILQFLPKEDFNAIVEDILTHEEIQEGLTLQYNLEKPYTKMDAVSLLYYNGLLTIEKAVFSLYTYRIPNYVVKQLYWEFLRSVYERDNNFTYDNREIGLLIQELAFDGKIERLVNYARKVMGLISFRDLKNFRESNLKMIFMTILMGTNAFHTTSELETHEGYLDLIIRKTQLNPGKHEYLLEFKYIRKAEKSRYEKIKTEGIEQIMKYRDSLQVTQGTTLHSYLLLFSGKFEVEVVKV; encoded by the coding sequence ATGAAGAAGCGAATACCATCCAAAACACCAAACTTTGCCGGTTTATTGCAAGAGAACAGATATTATGTTGACAAGACAGGTTTCATCAGGATTCTCGAATCGATAAGTGACAAATATCTTTTCTTTCTTCGCCCGAGAAGGTTCGGAAAATCAACGCTTCTTTCAACGCTTGAATACTATTACGGGGTCCAGCATCGTAACCGGTTTGAGGAATTATTCGGAGAATATTTCATCGGCAAACCGGAAAATACGACACCACTTCGGAACAGCTACCACATTTTGAATTTTAGTTTCAGCGGGATAAAAACCCAGGAGGTAGAAACTATTGAAAAAGAGTTTAATACTGAAGTTGTGACACAAATTTTAAGTTTCCTCAACACATATTCGATTGCCTCTGAGGGTGACGAACAAAATTTTACAAAAGAACTCTCGGCACCTGAACTCCTAAGGAAGTTTTTTACCCGTTTTAAAATGAATGTGCCTGATGGTAAAATTTACATATTGATCGATGAATACGACCAGTTTACCAACGAATTATTTTCATTTAACACCACTCATTTTAAAGAGATTGTATCGCAAAACGGATGGGTAAGGAAGTTTTATGAAGTCATTAAGCAGTATATGGGAGATGGAACAGTTGACCGTTTCTTCGCCACAGGTGTAACACCTGTTACTCTTGACAGCATGACGAGCGGGTTTAATGTGGCTTTGAACATAACATTAGACGACAAGTTTCATGAAATGGCAGGGTTTACAGAGAATGAACTGAGAGAGATGATAAAAGCCACGATTTACGAAGAGGGAAAATTTGATCTTGAACAGGTTGTTGCTGATATGAAAGCATGGTACAACGGGAGCAGATTTTCTCCCGAGGCGGTAGAAAAGTTATACAACCCTCAGATGGTAATAAGTTTTCTTTCAAAGTTTTGTGACAATTTTACATATCCGCGTGAAATGGCGGATATCAATGTTACCTCGGATTATACAAAAATCGGCAGGATATTACAATTTTTGCCAAAAGAGGACTTCAATGCAATAGTTGAAGATATCTTAACTCATGAGGAAATTCAGGAGGGGCTAACATTGCAATATAACCTTGAAAAGCCCTACACAAAAATGGATGCTGTATCACTCCTCTATTACAACGGATTGTTGACAATCGAAAAAGCAGTCTTTTCGCTTTATACATACCGGATTCCCAATTATGTGGTCAAGCAATTATACTGGGAATTTCTTCGCTCTGTTTATGAGAGAGACAACAACTTCACTTACGATAACAGGGAAATTGGTTTGCTTATCCAGGAACTCGCATTCGACGGCAAAATTGAGAGATTAGTGAATTATGCCCGCAAAGTTATGGGGCTGATTTCATTCAGGGATCTGAAAAATTTCAGGGAAAGCAACCTGAAAATGATTTTCATGACAATCCTGATGGGAACGAATGCATTTCATACAACGAGTGAACTCGAAACCCATGAAGGATATCTTGATTTAATCATTAGAAAAACACAACTGAATCCCGGAAAACATGAATATCTTCTCGAATTCAAGTATATAAGGAAAGCAGAAAAATCCAGGTATGAGAAGATAAAGACAGAGGGCATTGAACAAATAATGAAATACAGAGACTCTTTGCAGGTCACTCAGGGCACAACACTCCACTCGTATCTTCTTTTGTTTTCAGGCAAATTTGAAGTGGAAGTGGTTAAGGTATAG